In Parasegetibacter sp. NRK P23, the genomic stretch ATAGCGCACCTTACCGCGAAAGACTGTATGTTCCGCATCAACAGGGACGTGCGGTTTTCGAAGGATAAATCTCCGTATAAAACCAATTTCGGCGCCTCCATTTGCAGGGGCGGAAAAAAAGCCATGCTTGCGGGTTACTATGTTCACCTGGAACCTGGCAAGAGTTTTATTGGCGGAGGACTTTACATGCCCATGGCCCCGGAACTGAAGAAAGTACGGCAGGAAATCGATTATTGTTACGATGAGTTTGGAAAGCTCATCCGCAATAAATCATTCATTCAAACTTACGGCGACCTCGACAAAAGCCCTGAATACAGCCTGGCCAACGCACCGAAAGGTTATGAAAAGGACCATACCGGCATTGAATACCTGAAACTGAAAAGTTTTATCGCCGGACGGGAAGTGCCGGATAAAGAAGTACTTGCCACCAATTTTCTCCCGGAAACAGCAAAGGGCTTCAAAACCTTGAAGCCCCTGCTGGATTTTTTAAACCGGAGTTTATTGGAAGACCACTAAAGCAATCCTTTCCCATTCAAGTATTCCGCGATCTGAACGGCGTTGGTGGCGGCACCTTTGCGGAGGTTATCGCTTACGATCCACATGTTCAGGGTATTCGGAGCGCTTTCATCGCGGCGAAGACGGCCCACGAATACTTCGTCTTTCTCGTGTGCATCCATCGGCATGGGATATTGCGCGTTGGCAGGATCATCCACCACTACCACGCCAGGCGCTGCACTGAGCAGGGAGCGAACTTCAGCCAGGTCAAAATCGTTCTCAAATTCCACGTTCACGCTCTCACTGTGTCCGCCCATTACAGGAATACGTACAGTGGTGGCCGTCACACGGATGGAGTCATCGCGCATGATCTTCTTGGTTTCTTTCACCATTTTCATTTCTTCCTTGGTATAACCGTTTTCCAGGAATACATCAATCTGCGGAATCACGTTCAGGTCGATGGGATATTTGTACGCCATCTCACCTTCCACGCCTTTCCTTTCGTTCATCAGCTGGTTCACGGCTTTCACCCCTGTTCCTGTTACAGACTGGTAAGTGGACACCACGATCCTTTTGATCTTATATTTTTTGTGCAGCGGGTTCAATGCCACCACCATCTGGATGGTAGAACAATTGGGGTTAGCGATGATTTTATCGGCCGCGGTAAGCGAATCGGCATTGATCTCAGGCACGATCAGCGCTTTGGTGGGATCCATTCTCCAGGCGGAAGAATTGTCGATCACCGTAATACCAGCCTCAGCAAATTTTGGTGCCCACTCCAGGGAAGTACTTCCTCCGGCGGAGAAAATAGCTACATTGGGCTTGGCGGCAATGGCATCGGCGGCGCTCACAATGGAATATTGCTTTCCCTTAAACTCCACCTGTTTGCCTACGGATCTTTCAGAGGCCACGGGAATAAGTTCAGTTACCGGGAAGTTGCGTTCCGTTAATACCTGCAACATTTTGGAGCCTACCAGGCCGGTTGCTCCCACTACAGCTACTTTCATGTTTGTTTTTGTTCTTTTAGTTGGTTAATTATTAGTATAAAAAAAGGCCCTCCAATCTGGAAGGCCCTCAATTCTATTGTAAACACAGAACGCTTATGCACCTTCCTTAAGTGGAAACTGTTTCTTAATGCGTTTTGTATGTTTCATCATGTTCATGCGGGAGCAAAATTAAAGTGAAACATCCGTGATTTCCAAAAATATTTTCCGCTTTTTTCTGCCGGGTTTTCGGTGTTTTTCACATTGTCAGGTTTTTCCGACCATTCTACCTTTGAGTTTTTCAACCGGGCGGTGTTCCCTGCAGGAATGCTGCCCTACTTAAAATGAGTGTGTATGAATTGGGGGAGAAGGATAATAACGATGATTTTACTGATCTTAACAGGAATAAAGTCGGAAAGCCAACAGGTAAGCAGATACGATGTGGTGATCACGGAACTGATGGCCGACCCCGATCCCCCCGTTCAATTGCCCGCGGCTGAATATGTGGAGGTATTGAACCGGAGCGGCAACCCTGTATTCCTGGAGGGATGGACACTGAGCGACCGAACCGGTTCTGGTTCCATACAAGGAAACTTCCGTCTCGATCCAGGCGCCTTTCTTCTGTTATGCGCCACCTCGAATGTTGCGCAGTTCCAGGTATTTGGTCAAACCATTGGCGTTACAAGGTTCCCATCTCTTGATAATGCAGGCGATGTGCTTCAACTGAAAGACGCCTCCGGCGCAACAATACATGCTATATCCTACGCCATAAGCTGGTACAGAGAAAGTTTTAAACAGCAAGGTGGCTGGTCGCTGGAAATGATTGATACGGCACAGCCCTGCCTTGACGTACACACGCAAACCGACTTCAGCAGAAACTGGAGCGCCTCCGCTGACCCCGAAGGAGGAAGTCCCGGAAAAGCAGGCAGGATCATGAAACCATTACCCATTGTTGCCATTGTGCCGGTACATAGTTTTATGACTGATCTCAACACCATCGTTGTGCAAATGAATATGAGCTTTGATACAAAGAGTATAGCACGGGATTTATTTGTCGAAAAGATCAGTGGCTTAAATCCGGATACGGTTTTTAAAGAGCAGTTCTGGAACGATGCGATATCCTTACATTTCAGCGATGCATTCCGTGAAAAACAGCTATACAGCATAGCCATTCAAAACATGCGCGGTTGCAATGGTGCTGTACAGCACGCCCCGGTTGTATTGCCCACCGCAATGCCAATCGTCCCCGGAAAAGAGGAAGTGCTGCTGAACGAACTCCTGTTTAACCCACACCCTCCCGCAGAAGATTATATTGAATTACACAACAAAGGGCCGGGCGCAATAGATCTTTCCGGAATGTATTTAGGCGGGATGAATACCGCTGGCGCCATAACATTATCCGGGCCTTTAAGCCCTGAAACAAGGTTGTTGTTTCCCGGTGAGTACATCGTATACTCCGCTGAAACAAGGTTCCTGAAGGAACAATACCTAGTAAAGGATAGCGCAAGATTGTTTCCGTTGAAAACTATGCCCTCCTACCCCGATGACAAGGGTACAGTATTACTCTTCAATAGCCGGGGAGCAATCGTGGATGAAGTATCCTATCAAGAACGGTGGCACCACCAGCTGCTCACTAACAAAGAAGGCGTACCCCTTGAAAGGATATTCACGGGCAGAGACAGTAATGATCCCAACAACTGGCACTCTTCGGCAGGAACGCCGGGGTATAAAAACGCGCAGCAGGTGGAAAATGAAGCGATGGCAGCGAGGCAGTTTTTTAGTCTGCCCTATTCCCTTGTGTCGCCTAACGCAGATGGTCACCAGGATATCCTGCTATTGGAATACAACTTTGCTGAACCCGGGTGGATAATTACGGTTCAGGTATTCGATCTTTCGGGACGCGCCGTTAAAACCATCGCGCGGCAGTTACTGGCGGGAACCTCGGGGTTACTCAAATGGGATGGTGTTGCAGAGAACGGGAAGATGGCGCCTGCAGGGCATTACCTGCTATTGGTGCAATACTTCCATGCCAATGGACGCGTAAGACATTGGAAGAGGGCGATCAGCATTTATGGAAGATAGTACTCCATCCAAAAAAGGCGCCCGTATGTTTCTACATACCAGGCGCCTTTATATAAAACCGTTATCACGGGTGAATTCTTCCGTGGATGAACATAGCTACTTGCTCCGCGCTGCCGCAGAGAAGCAGCACGGAAATCAGGCTGCTATTCTGAAGTCAATGAGAAATCGAAGTTCACCAGGTTAACAAACTGCTGAATGCGTTCGTCGATATCTGCTTTGGTGATCTCTTTGAGACGTGTGGGACCAAATTTCTCCACGCAGAAAGAAGCCATGGCGGAACCCACAATGATGGCTGTCTTCATATTCTCGAAGGAGATGTCTTTGGTACGGGCGAGGTGGCCTATAAATCCACCGGCGAAGGTATCTCCCGCGCCTGTTGGATCGAATACATCTTCGAGGGGAAGGGCGGGTGCAAAGAATACATTGTTCTCGTGGAACAGCAATGCGCCGTGTTCCCCTTTTTTGATGATGAGGTATTTGGGACCCATGCCCATGATTACCTTAGCCGCTTTTACGAGGGAGAACTGTCCGCTGAGTTGACGGGCCTCACTGTCGTTCACCATCAGCACGTCCACTTCTTTGAGTACTTCCTCCAGTTTGGGTAATGCGATCTCCATCCAGAAATTCATGGTATCCATCACGATCAGGCGGGGACGCTGCTTCATTTGTTTGATCACGGAAAGTTGCACTTTCGGATCAAGGTTACCCAGCATCAGGAATTCGGCGCCCTGGTAGCTTACGGGGATAACGGGATCAAAATCTGCCAGTACATTGAGGTCGGTTACCAGCGTATCCCGGGTGTTCATATCGAGGTGGTATTTACCGCTCCAGAAGAAAGATTTTTTGTCCTTAACGATCTCTACGCCATCCAGTTCCACGCCACGGGAAGAGAGTTCGTCCATTTCTTCCTGGGGAAAATCGTTCCCTACAATTGACACCTGCTGAACTGGCTTTACAAAGTTACTGGCGGCATAAGCCACATAAGTTGCTGAGCCTCCGATAATACGGTCGGTTTTGCCGAAAGGTGTCTCAATGGCGTCGAAAGCCATGGTTCCTACTGAGATTAAAGACATATTTTATTTGTTTTTATAGTCGGGTGCAAACCTAATACAAAAATCCGGGGGCTTTGCTATATGTAGTATAATTTACTTATATTACATTTCCATTTGTAGATGGAAGGCCCTTGTAAGATTTAATATTTTTAACGTCTGCCCGGATATCTGCTAAGCAACTGTATCTCTGTTCCTATCCCGCCCCTTGTAAAATAACGAATGAAGTAGTGTGTCCCGGACCGTATCTGTCGCGAACGTAAAAACTGAAAAACCATGTCAGAAAACGTATTCTACTTCCGAGCGCACCTGATGGTACCTGTTTCATCCACCATCGTATTTGGCTATCTTACCAATACTTCCGCCTATCCGGAGTGGTGGGGTTCCGTAGTAAAAAGATCGCTCCCGAAGGGCAATACCCCTTCAAATGAAGTGGGCGCCAAATGCGCGATGGATATCCGTGGGCTCCTGCCCATCGTACTTCACCTGGAACACACCGTAAAAGAGATCACCGATCCCTCACATATACTGTTTGAAACCCACGGTGACCTGTCAGGGATGGGACGCTGGACACTGGAAGACGTGGATGCCGGATGCCGGATCACCTTCGAATGGTCCATCACGCCTGAAAGAAAGCTGATCCGCACACTTTCACCTTTCCTCCGCCCCGTGTTCAGGATGCACCATAAATATTGCCTTCGCCAGGCTGGACTTGGGTTGAAGAGAGAAATCGTAAGGAAACTGAACAGGTTGCCGCTGAGCAGTGTACCGATGTTTTAAGGGTAAGCTAAAGCTTTAGGTCAACTTAAAGAACAGGTACTGCTGAACAATTTACTTGAAGGCTATCTGTAATCCTTATTTCAGCGAAAAGCTCATCCCCCCGTTCTTTTCATCCTTCAATAAAATCCCCAGTTCACTGAGCTGGTTGCGTATCTTATCGGAAGTGGCGTAATCTTTCCTGGCACGGGCTTCCTTCCTGATCTCGATCAGTAGTTCCATCACCCCGTTCAGTTTATCGTCCTGAACGGCTTCTTCTTCGGTGAGTCCGAATACATTTTCAAGAAAAGTGGTGAACCCTGTTTTCAGTTTTTCCAGCGTGGCGGCGGATAAAGCGTTCACATCAATATGCCCATCTTTAATGGAGTTGATCACGGGCACCAGTTCGAACATATTGGCGAGTACTTTCGCGGTGCTGAAATCGTCCTGCATAAACACTTCGAACTCATCCACGAGCGTGTTTACACGGGCATCGAGTTCGCTATCGGCCGGAGAGGCTGATGTGCCTTCCAGTTTACGGAGATGCGCATACGCTTCCCACAGCCTTTTCAATCCTTTTTCCGCCCCCTGCAACGCTTCATTGCTGAAATCAAGCGTACTGCGGTAATGGGTCTGAAGAATGAAGAAACGCACCGTCATCGGACTATAAGCCTTTTCGAGAATGGGATGATCGCCACTGAACAACTCGGTGAGCTTGATCACGTTGTTGTAGCTTTTTCCCATCTTTTTACCGTTGATGGTGATCATATTGTTGTGCAGCCAGTACCTTGCGGGCACGTGACCGCCGTTGCAAACGGAACTTTGCGCGATCTCACTTTCGTGGTGCGGGAACATCAGGTCCATGCCTCCGCCGTGTATGTCAAATTCCTCGCCGAGGTACTTGGTACTCATCGCGGAACATTCAATATGCCAGCCGGGAAAACCTTCACCCCAGGGACTCGCCCACCGCATGATGTGTTCGGGTGGCGCGGCTTTCCACAAAGCAAAATCCTGTTTGTTCTTCTTCTCGTCCTGACCCTCCAGTTCACGGGAGGTTTCGAGCAATTCATCCACGATCCTGCCACTCAGTTTTCCGTAAGGATGCGTTTCCGCGTATTTCTTCACATCGAAATAAACGGAGCCATTGCTTTCATAAGCATATCCTTCCGCGATGATCTGTTTGATCATTTCGATCTGTTCCACGATATGTCCGGTAGCGGTAGGCTCAATACTGGGTTCCAGGTTGTTAAACCTGCGCATGGCCCAATGGAAAAGATTGGTGTATTTCTGCACCAGTTCCATCGGTTCCAACTTTTCCAGTACCGCCTTGGAAGAAATTTTATCCTCCGCCGCACGGCCCTCCTCTTCAAAGTGCCCGGCATCAGTGATATTGCGTACATAACGGACTTTGTACCCCAGGTGCATGAGGTAGCGGTAAATGATGTCAAACGTAATAAAGGGGCGCGCGTGGCCGAGGTGACTTTCGCCACTAACCGTAGGTCCGCAGACGTACATGCCCGCATATCCCGGAACAATGGGTTGGAAAGCCTCTTTCTGCCTTGTATAGGAGTTGAATACTTTTAAGTTGCTCATAATTGAAGGATGCAAATATACGTTTTCGGGCGGCAAGGTTAGCCTGGATCTTTGGGCTGAGGCTGAACCAGCGCATCAATATTCAGGTCTGCAATTTGAGGGTAATGATCTGAGTAATGAACGGTGGGCCGTTTGAACTGCTCTACCTTTATGGAAGGATCAGCAAGAATAAAATCGATCCTTAAAGTAGGCGAAATCATCCTGAAGGTTCTTCCGATTCCGCCACCTTTTTCCAGGAAAACATCCTTCTTTTTACCCCTGAGTGTAAAATAGGTATAGGATGTGGGGACATCATTAAAATCGCCCGTAAGGATAATCGGATAAGGACTTTTGTCCATTTCTCCCTTCAGTTTATCCGCCTGAAGACCGCGATAGTAATAAGCTCTTCTCAATTTAGAGAGAATAGTTTTGGAAGCCCGCAGGGTTTCCTCTTTACTGTTCCCGATATTATCGATTCCCCGGTAGTCGCCTTCGTTAAACAATACAGATTGAAGGTGCGTGGTCATTATCCTGATTTTTTTTCCTTTGACCAACACATCGGCGAAAGCCATATTTTCCACCCGTTTGCTTTCTCCAAGTTGTACTTTACCGGTATCAATAATTGGGTAGCGAGAGAAAATGATGTTTCCGATCAGGTAATCTCCGGAATATATTTTCTGCTCCACCGCGAAATAATGATAGGGATACCCCATTTTACGGGTGAATTCAACAATGTTCGGATCGTACCGCTTTGCCATCTTCGATTCAAAAAACTCCTGGAAACACAATATGTCTGCGTTCTGTTTCCGTACCACATCCAGCATCACATCCCGGTAACTTACTCCCCCTCTTTTTTTCCTGTTGTATTCATCCCAGCGCGAAACGTTCCAGGTCATCACGCGGAGCGTTCCTTCTTTTTTTTCCTCTTTCCAGGAACTGGTACTGAAGGCGAAAAAAGCCGCGATCTGCTGAAACGAGAGCAGGATAGAAACAACGGGAAGCCATGCCCAGCGCGAACGCGCGATCAGCCAGAACACCAGGAAAATAAGCTGTACCCCAATCATCACCGGCATCCCTAAACCAAGGATAGCGCTCCACCAATAAGTGCCCGGATTGAGCCAGGGCACCAGGCACGCTATTGCAACGAATACCGTTAGTACGATGTTGGAAACAATAAAAAATTTCTTCGCTATTTTTCTGATAGTCCCCGCCATGAATAAAATTGATTACGCCTCTCCTTCTCCGGCCCTTTTCAGGATTTCCTTTTCTTCTTCCGTTAATAAATGAACCCCTTTCTGGTTGATCTTATCCAGTATCGCATCAATCCGTTGCTGGGTGATCTGCGGGATTTTTTTGTAAGGTTCTCCTTTGGATTTGTAGAACATCTGGTCCTTCAACGGGGTTCTGTTCTTTGGTTTATCAGGATTGAAAAGATTGTTGAGCCAGGTAGCGAAGTTATTCATCCATGCGCCCCAGTCGTGGCCGCGCCGCAATTGCCTGACGAAAACGAAGCCAACCACCGCGCCCGCAAGATGCGCCAGGTGTCCCCCGGGATTGGTGGAATCAATGCTGGCGAAATCGATGATCACAAATACAGTGGTGAGCACCCACAACGGAATGCCGCCATTGATCATGGGGAAAAGTCTGTAATTGGGTGCCAGCGTAGTGGCCGCAACAGCAATGGCCATGGCTCCGGCGGAAGCCCCTTCCAGGGTGGAAACCGGAACACTGGGTTTGAAAACCGGCAGCAGGTTAAAACTTACCAGGTAAATGATCCCGCCGGCCAGCGCACCATATATGAAAAGGGGAATAATCTTATTGTTACCGGCCAGGTCTTGTAATATGAAGCCGAAGGCCCAAATCCACAACAGGTTACCCAGCGCGTGCCACACTTTGAAATGCATAAACGCGTAAGTGAGGATGGTCCATGGACGGGTAAGTAACTGGTCCAGACTTGCGGGCAGGGTCAGCCAGTTGTGCACGTCCGGTCTGTAAAGCTCATCCTTCATATCGGACAACAGGTAAATAATATAAATGAACTTGAAAGCCACGAAAATGATGGCCAGGAAAATGATCAGGTAGGTGAGCTGATTTCCTTCCTGCCCCAGGAACATTCTTCTTCTCCTGTTCTGTTCGAGTACGCCCATGAGTGAGATTTTAGCTTTTAAATATTGACGACAACATTTAAAAATGACCGTATTGCTAAGTTACCGATTAATTAAAATAAACCCTTATTAATAAAACGTCCGGCGATTGGTTTTGTTCCAGAAGTACACCAGCAGGAAGCCGACCAGCGCGCCGCCAAGGTGCGCCCAGTGCGCCACGTTGTCGCCTGCTGAGTTGCGCAATCCCATAAACAGTTCCACCGCCGCATAACCCAGCACGAACCATTTTACTTTGATGGGCACGAAGAAATACAGATAGATATAGCTGTTGGGGAAGAGGTAGCCGAATGCCGCAAGGCAACCGAAAACAGCGCCGGAAGCACCGATGGTGGGTTCGTAATCCGTATATTGTTTATAGGCTTCAAGTATGGTCATGGCCTCAGTACTGCGTGCGTACCCCATCTGAGGGTTGTTCATCCAGTTATCGTATACGTCTCGTGCAGTGATACCTAAGCCCGTTCCTTTCAGATGATCCTGGTACAATTGCGCAAAGATTTCAGGAGAAGGGTTTTGTTTGAACAATGCATAGGTATCCAGGAACTGGTGGAAGCCGATCCAGATCGTACCCAGGTGGATAACCGCCGCTCCAAGGCCGCAAGCCAGGTAAAATATCAGAAAGCGCTTCGGCCCCCAAAGGTTTTCCAGGATACTCCCAAACATCCAGAGGGCGAACATGTTGAAGAAGATGTGCCCGAGGTCCCCGTGCATGAACAGGTGGGTAATCAGCTGGTATGGGCTGAATAGCGGAGATTGAACATGGTGCAGGGCGAAAAGATTCATCAGTTCTCCGCCCATGCCTTGCTGCTCCAATACGGTCTGGGCCAGGAAAACAAGTCCATTGATGATCAGTAAATTCTTAATAACGAGCGGCAATACCTGGAATCCGCCCGGACGAAATTGGGTCATATACTTATTTTAGGATCGGCTCTTCAGTTTCAGTTGAACCACGTTTTCAATATGATGGGTATGCGGGAACATATCAACCGGTCTTACCCGGGTTACGTCGTACTTCTCGCTCAGTCCTATCAAATCCCGGGCCTGTGTGGCCGGATTACAACTCACATATACTACGGTGGGCGCTTCCATTTCCAGTATCTTCCGCACCAGTTTATCGTGCATCCCCGCGCGCGGCGGATCGGTGATGATCACGTCCGGTCGGCCATGCTGGTTGAAAAACGCGTCATCGCATATATCGATCACATCTCCCGCATAAAATTCGCTGTTCGGCAATCCGTTCAATGCCGCGTTTTCCTTTGCATCCTCAATGGCTTCGGGTACCATTTCCACCCCAATGATCTTTCCGGCCAGTTTGCTCACGAAAATGCCAATACTACCCGTACCGCAATAGAGGTCATAAACAGTTTCCTTCCCCGTAAGTTCAGCGAATTCCCGGGTAACCTGGTAAAGCGCCGTTCCCTGCCGGGTATTGGTCTGGAAGAATGATTTCGGCCCGATCTTAAAACGGAAATCTTCCAGTTGCTCGATCACGAAACCTTTGCCGTGGTAGGCGATGGGTTCCTGGTCGGAGATAGAGTCGTTCCATTTCAGGTTGATGGTGTACAACAAAGTAGTGATGGCCGGGAACTGCGCCAGTAACGCGTCGAACAACGCGATCCGGTCCTTTTTGCGTTCTTCCCCGAATACCACGTTCACCATAATTTCCCCGGTGGTGCACAACCGGACCTGCATGGTGCGCAACCAGCCCTGGTGGGCGCGTATATCATAGAAAGAAAGATTCCTTTGTACCGCGAAATCACGGATGAACTTCCGGATCAGGTTGGTGGGTTCCTCCTGAAGATGGCATACGTCTATATCTACCAGCTTATCGAACATCCCCCTGGCGTGGAAACCGGCCACGGGTTGGTTCGGATCGATGTCCGGATTATTCAGTTCGGAAGGAAGCAGGTATCTCCTGTTGCCGAAGGTGTACTCAATCTTATTCCTGTAGTACCGGGTATCTTCCGCACCCAGGATGGATTCCATGGGGGGAAGCGGCACCTTGCCGATACGGGTGAGGTTGTCCACCACCTGTTGCTGCTTGTAAACCAATTGCTTATCATAGGGAAGCATCTGCCAGCGGCAACCGCCGCAAACCCCGAAATGGGCGCAGAAAGGCTCCACCCGGTCGGGGGAATAGCCGGTAAAACCGGTCACATGTCCTTCGGCCCAGTCTTTTTTGCTCTTGCCCAGGCGCAGGTTCACCGTATCGCCGGGAACGGCTCCTTCTATAAAAATCACTTTTCCTTCCACGCGCGCGAGGGATTTGCCTTCCGCGGCGTATTGCTCCACGAGTACATTGGAGAGTTCGATGTTCTTTTTTCTTTTTGGCACGGTGCAAAAGTAACCATTACAATAGATTCAGGGCCAATCCGTTTATTTGGATAATTTTGGGTTCACGCGAAGAAGTATTTTGGGTTCACACAAAGACGCAAGGGGGCAAGGACGCAAGTAGTGGTGCAGGTGCTGCAGGTTTCGGGAAAGTTTCTCGCTACGGCGCAACGACGCAACGGGATCGTTTGTTTGCCGTCTTTGATTTGATGATTGTATAGAAAATAATCCACCTGAAATTTCTAATAATGCGATGCCAACTTCACAATGCCTTGCGTCGTTGCGCCGTTGCGAGAAAAAAATAAGATTGACAGACCAAAAATAAATATGAAAAATATCCTTTCCGCCTTTCTGCTCACTTTTACCTCCGCCCTTGCCAGCGCGCAGGGCTACGAGATCAAAGTAACCCTGAAGCCTTTCAAAAACGAAAAAATCTACCTCGCGTACCATTACGGCGACATCAAAGGCCTCGCTGATTCCGCCATGCTGGATGGCTCAAGCAATGCAGTCTTTAAGGGAGAAAAGCCGCTTCCCCCGGGTATATATATGATGGTATCGCCCGCGAAAGTGATCCTTTTTGAAATGCTGATCGATAAACTGCAAAAGTTCGCTGTTTCGGCAGATACTGCGGACCTTAAAAAGGTAGTATATACCGGCTCGCCCGATAATACAGCGTTTCGCGCGTATCAAAATTTCACCGATGAAAAAGGGAAAATACTCAACCAACTCCAGGGTAAACTAAAGGCCTCTGGCGATGCGGCTGAAAAAGAAAACCTTCAGCAACAGATGCGCGCCCTGAGTAAGGAAATAGAAAATTACCGCACCGATTATGTAAAGAAGAACCCTTCGGGTATGCTCTCCGCGTTGTTTAACGCGCTGCGCGAACCGGTGGTGCCGCCCGCCAACCAACATCCGGGTGGCAAATATGATTCCGCTTTCGCTTACCGGTACTACAAATCCCATTACTGGGATGGTATCCATTTCGGAGACGACCGCCTCGTGAGAACCCCCTTCTTCAAACCCAAACTGAAAAGGTATTACGAGCAACTCGTTTCCCCTGAACCGGATTCCATCATCGTGGAAACGGATTACATGTTGCAGGAAGCCACCGGCACCCAGGAAATGTTCAAGTTCCTGCTGA encodes the following:
- a CDS encoding rhomboid family intramembrane serine protease, yielding MTQFRPGGFQVLPLVIKNLLIINGLVFLAQTVLEQQGMGGELMNLFALHHVQSPLFSPYQLITHLFMHGDLGHIFFNMFALWMFGSILENLWGPKRFLIFYLACGLGAAVIHLGTIWIGFHQFLDTYALFKQNPSPEIFAQLYQDHLKGTGLGITARDVYDNWMNNPQMGYARSTEAMTILEAYKQYTDYEPTIGASGAVFGCLAAFGYLFPNSYIYLYFFVPIKVKWFVLGYAAVELFMGLRNSAGDNVAHWAHLGGALVGFLLVYFWNKTNRRTFY
- the rlmD gene encoding 23S rRNA (uracil(1939)-C(5))-methyltransferase RlmD is translated as MPKRKKNIELSNVLVEQYAAEGKSLARVEGKVIFIEGAVPGDTVNLRLGKSKKDWAEGHVTGFTGYSPDRVEPFCAHFGVCGGCRWQMLPYDKQLVYKQQQVVDNLTRIGKVPLPPMESILGAEDTRYYRNKIEYTFGNRRYLLPSELNNPDIDPNQPVAGFHARGMFDKLVDIDVCHLQEEPTNLIRKFIRDFAVQRNLSFYDIRAHQGWLRTMQVRLCTTGEIMVNVVFGEERKKDRIALFDALLAQFPAITTLLYTINLKWNDSISDQEPIAYHGKGFVIEQLEDFRFKIGPKSFFQTNTRQGTALYQVTREFAELTGKETVYDLYCGTGSIGIFVSKLAGKIIGVEMVPEAIEDAKENAALNGLPNSEFYAGDVIDICDDAFFNQHGRPDVIITDPPRAGMHDKLVRKILEMEAPTVVYVSCNPATQARDLIGLSEKYDVTRVRPVDMFPHTHHIENVVQLKLKSRS
- a CDS encoding TlpA family protein disulfide reductase yields the protein MKNILSAFLLTFTSALASAQGYEIKVTLKPFKNEKIYLAYHYGDIKGLADSAMLDGSSNAVFKGEKPLPPGIYMMVSPAKVILFEMLIDKLQKFAVSADTADLKKVVYTGSPDNTAFRAYQNFTDEKGKILNQLQGKLKASGDAAEKENLQQQMRALSKEIENYRTDYVKKNPSGMLSALFNALREPVVPPANQHPGGKYDSAFAYRYYKSHYWDGIHFGDDRLVRTPFFKPKLKRYYEQLVSPEPDSIIVETDYMLQEATGTQEMFKFLLSEFIDKYINPEFMGQDKVFIYLFEKYINAGQATWLSEKQRKYINERAYSLMANQLGLPASPLDLVDTTGKKRPLYEVKAPYTVVVFWDPTCGHCKEVVPKVDSMYNAKWKSMGIAVYGVMVDGGLPAWKTFINEHKLTGWTHVYQTEADREADYNAGRPNYRQLYDVYQTPVIYLLDENKRIVAKKLTYDQVDKVIEMKKK